The following are encoded together in the Gemmatimonadaceae bacterium genome:
- the smpB gene encoding SsrA-binding protein SmpB — MPTADDTNAQAPVARNKRARHDYHLLDTWEAGIVLTGTEIKSLRAGQANIADAYAIVTGGEVFLLNAHIAPYEQGNQFNHEPRRTRKLLLHRREIRKLIGAVERQGLTLVPLDVHFTRGKAKVTLALGKGKKLHDKRDDARRREDEREMARAARVR; from the coding sequence TTGCCCACAGCCGACGACACCAACGCGCAAGCGCCCGTCGCGCGGAACAAGCGCGCCCGGCACGACTATCATCTCCTCGACACGTGGGAGGCTGGTATCGTGCTTACGGGTACGGAGATCAAATCGCTGCGCGCCGGACAGGCGAACATCGCCGACGCGTACGCGATCGTCACCGGCGGCGAGGTGTTTCTGCTCAATGCGCACATCGCACCCTACGAGCAAGGCAATCAATTCAATCACGAGCCGCGCCGCACGCGAAAGCTGCTGCTCCATCGGCGCGAGATTCGAAAGCTCATTGGCGCGGTCGAGCGGCAAGGGCTGACGCTGGTGCCGCTCGATGTGCACTTCACGCGGGGGAAGGCGAAGGTGACGCTCGCGTTGGGCAAGGGGAAGAAACTCCACGACAAGCGCGACGATGCGCGGCGGCGTGAGGACGAGCGCGAAATGGCGCGGGCGGCGCGCGTCCGATGA
- a CDS encoding Rrf2 family transcriptional regulator has product MRITTWAEYGLICSLHLAQRAHDGPVTGRDIATRERLPVDYVEQILLRLRRADIVKSTRGAHGGYSLARAADQISVRDVIAASELTTFDLHCVSHPVDDERCAASHACSIRPVWVLLQQKIDAVLDGVHLSDLMHDEPAVRERVGLPVLQV; this is encoded by the coding sequence ATGCGGATCACGACGTGGGCGGAGTACGGTCTGATCTGTTCGCTGCACCTGGCACAACGGGCGCACGACGGTCCGGTCACCGGTCGTGACATAGCCACCCGCGAGCGGCTTCCGGTCGATTACGTCGAGCAGATCCTGCTGCGGCTGCGCCGGGCCGACATCGTCAAGAGCACGCGCGGCGCACACGGCGGCTATTCGCTCGCGCGCGCGGCCGATCAGATCTCCGTCCGCGATGTGATCGCGGCCTCGGAGCTCACTACATTCGATCTGCACTGCGTCTCGCACCCGGTCGACGACGAGCGGTGCGCCGCCTCGCACGCGTGCAGCATCCGGCCCGTGTGGGTGCTGCTCCAGCAAAAGATCGATGCGGTCCTCGATGGCGTGCACCTCTCCGATCTGATGCACGACGAACCCGCCGTTCGCGAACGAGTCGGACTTCCCGTCCTGCAGGTCTAA
- a CDS encoding ABC transporter permease gives MIIGEIVAVALRALAANKLRSVLTMLGIVIGVAAVIAMLALGTGARRAIQTRIASLGTTRLSVNPTRVVHGGVETSDIHHITMQDVDFLKRRSRLITAIQPQQHRDLQVEYHGANTYVQITGATPNFLQVQNYHIALGRMFSDDDGHARRRVAVVGTTVLRDLNFPNASDVLGKEIRISGIGFTVIGVLASKGEAAGGFFDPDDQVLIPFNTGRFIVFDTPYLNDIDVLAPSEAAIPQTMAELQRIMRRAHRLRPGESDDFRIHSQMDFLSALSDTTKIFSLLLAAIASVSLLVGGVGIMNIMLVSVTERTREIGIRKALGATQHQILLQFLIEAVTLCALGGVIGILVGVGGASALKDVMRWNEQVVPATVGVAFVFAALVGIIFGVWPARRASRLDPIIALRYE, from the coding sequence ATGATCATTGGAGAGATCGTCGCCGTCGCGTTGCGCGCGCTGGCGGCAAACAAGCTTCGATCCGTCCTCACGATGCTCGGCATCGTCATTGGTGTGGCTGCCGTCATCGCCATGTTGGCACTTGGCACGGGTGCGCGACGAGCCATCCAGACGCGCATCGCATCGCTCGGCACCACTCGTCTGTCGGTGAATCCCACCCGCGTCGTGCATGGCGGCGTCGAAACGAGCGACATCCACCACATCACGATGCAGGATGTGGACTTTCTCAAGCGCCGCTCGCGGCTGATCACGGCCATCCAGCCGCAACAGCATCGCGATCTCCAGGTCGAGTATCATGGCGCCAACACGTACGTGCAGATCACCGGCGCCACGCCCAACTTTCTCCAGGTGCAGAACTACCACATCGCGCTCGGACGCATGTTCAGCGACGATGACGGCCATGCGCGCCGCCGCGTCGCCGTGGTCGGCACGACCGTCCTGCGCGATCTCAACTTTCCCAACGCCAGCGACGTCCTGGGAAAAGAGATCCGGATCTCGGGGATCGGCTTCACGGTGATCGGTGTGCTCGCCTCGAAGGGAGAAGCGGCCGGCGGTTTCTTCGACCCCGATGATCAGGTGCTGATCCCTTTCAACACCGGGCGCTTCATCGTGTTCGACACGCCGTACCTGAACGACATCGACGTGTTGGCGCCGAGCGAAGCGGCCATTCCGCAGACGATGGCGGAATTGCAGCGGATCATGCGACGGGCCCATCGGCTTCGCCCGGGCGAATCCGATGATTTCCGCATCCACAGCCAGATGGATTTTCTGAGCGCGCTCAGCGACACGACGAAGATCTTCAGCTTGCTGCTCGCGGCGATCGCGAGCGTGAGCCTGCTCGTGGGCGGCGTGGGCATCATGAACATCATGCTCGTCTCGGTCACCGAGCGAACCCGCGAGATCGGCATCCGCAAGGCGTTAGGCGCAACGCAGCATCAGATCCTGCTGCAGTTCCTGATCGAGGCGGTCACGCTGTGCGCGCTCGGCGGCGTCATCGGCATCCTCGTCGGTGTCGGCGGCGCATCGGCGCTGAAGGATGTGATGCGGTGGAACGAGCAGGTGGTGCCGGCGACCGTCGGCGTCGCGTTCGTGTTCGCCGCGCTGGTCGGCATCATCTTCGGCGTCTGGCCGGCGCGCCGCGCGTCGCGCCTCGATCCGATCATCGCGCTGCGCTACGAGTGA